DNA from Candidatus Firestonebacteria bacterium RIFOXYD2_FULL_39_29:
AGGAGAATTACTCCCCAATGCGGGGAAGCGCTGAATATAATTCCCGCTGATATCGGCAGGGTAATAACTGGAATCAGACTTAAAGTTGAGATTCCCGATCTAAAAGGAATAATTTCATCCGTAATGAAAGCGCTTCACACTAAAACGTTGGAAATTAAAAGTTCTGAAGGGAAGTGGTATTCGGTATTTATAAAGCCCTACCGTACATTCGAAAACAAGATTGACGGTGTTGTTCTGATATTTATAGATATTACTGCGAGCAAAAAGGCGCAGCAAATCATAAGTGAAGCCCGCGGATATGCCGAGAACATTGTGGAAACTATACAGGAATCTTTGATCGTATTGGATACGGATTTAAAAGTTATCTCGGCAAATAAGATGTTCTACCGAACGTTCAAAGTCAATCTAAAGGAGACAAAAGGCAGGTTCATTTATGATCTGGGTAACAGGCAATGGGATATTCCAAAACTAAGGCATCTTCTGGAAAACTTCATTCTCAAGGGTAAAAGCTTTAAAGAATATGAGATTGAGCATGACTTTGAGTCGATTGGAAAGAAAGTAATGCTTTTAAGCGGACAGCGCCTTGCCTCTTCTAAGCTTATCCTTATTTCTATCGTAGATATTACCGAAAGGAAGCGCCTCCAAGTAGAATTAAAATCTTCACATGAGAATTTGGATATCAAGGTGAAAGAACGTTCAGCCGAATTGGTCAGGGCAAACTTGCTGTCCGGCATCGGGGTATTTGCTGCAACGATTGCGCACGAATTACGAAATCCTCTCGCTGCCATAAAGGTCGGGATGTATAATATCAGAAAAAAAATAAATGATACCGCAATAGACAGTAATATTGATAATATTAATAAGAAGATCGACGAAAGCAATCAGATAATAAATAATCTTCTGTTTTATGTAAGGATTCACGAACCTCATTATGAAAAAGTAAATATTGATGAAATTATTGAGGAGTCAGTGGGAGTTGCAGAAAGAAGATACGATAAAAAGACGGTTAAAATAGTGAAAAACATAAAAACAAGAGATGTTATAATTGATGCTGATCCGCTCCAGATAAAAGAGGTGTTTAATAACTTGTTAAATAATGCTTTTGATGCCCTGCCTGCTGAAAAAGGAATGATAAAAGTGGAAGTCAAATTGAATGATACAAACTTTATAAAAATAACATTTGCTGACAATGGGACAGGCATAGAAAAAGATATCCTGGAAAAGATATTCGATGCGTTTTTTACGACAAAAGCGAAGGGAACAGGACTTGGACTCAGTGTTTGCAAATATATTGCCGAGATCCACCATGGTAGTTTAACTGTAGAAAGTAAAGTCGGGAAAGGAACAGTTTTTACGATGACCCTGCCTTTAAAAAGAGAAGAATCTGAAAAAAGCCAGTAGAATAATAAAAATTAAGAGTCCCCCCTTTCTTAAGAATTACCCCGGGTATTTAATGCGCAGGAAAGCATAGAAATAGCAAATGGATAGGTTTTCAGGCTTTTAGTTTATTGAAAGTACCTCTTGTATCAGTAAAATCCGATAGTTTTGTAATTTCTATTAGCTTAGACGAATTGCAGTTCAATTCCTCAAAAAGTATTCATAGTAGAAAAAGCACTATTTATCAGGTATAATATTTTCATACCTGAAGAGTTATTGGAGATAGAAATGCCGCAAATATTGATAGTTGACGACGAAAAGAATATCCTGGAAGCCTTTAAGCTCCTGCTGGAAGACAAGTACAAGGTGCTTACTTCTGATTCCGGAAAAGAGGCCCTTAAGATCCTTGATGAGATCGAAGTCGATATTGTTCTGTTGGACATTATGATGCCGGATATGGACGGTCTGGAAGTTCTGGAGAAAATAAAAGAAAAAGATCCTTCCATTGAGGTTGTAATGATTACTGCGACAAAAACTGTTGAAACTGCTGTAAAAGCGATGAAACTTGGCGCGTATGATTATCTGGTTAAACCTGTTGATAAAGATGATATCCTGTTATCTATCCGGCGGATAGTAAATAAAAGGAACCTTGAAAAGGAAAACCTCATTCTTAGATCAGAGATTTCTTTGATCTACAATATATCAAACATGATCGGGGTGAGTGCGGAAATGCAGGAGGTCTTCAAGACAATTGAAAAGGTTTCGGGGAGTGATTCCACGGTGCTTCTTTGCGGGGAGAGCGGTGTTGGAAAGGAATTGGTGGCGAGAAATATTCATTCCAACAGTTTAAGGAAAGATAAATCGTTTGTAGCGGTTAACTGCGCGGCAATACCGAATGAACTTGTTGAGTCGGAACTTTTTGGCCATGAGAAAGGCGCTTTTACTTCCGCTAATACCGCCAATATCGGTAAGTTTGAATTTGCGAATGAGGGTACAATATTTCTGGATGAAGCTTCAAGCCTCTCAATGAACGTTCAGGCAAAATTATTGCGTGTTTTGCAGGAAAGAGAGTTTACCCGGGTCGGCGGAAATAAGGTCGTTAAGGTTGATGTCCGGATCATTTCCTCGACAAATTACGACCTTCAAAAAGCAGTGCAGGAAAAAACTTTCAGAGAAGATCTTTATTACCGTTTGAATGTGGTGCCTGTTAATATACCTTCTTTAAGGGAAAGAAAAGATGATATTATCCCTCTTGCAATGCATTTTCTTCAGGAGTTTAATTCAAAACAGCATAAAAAAATTAAAGGTTTTTCAGATGATGCCCTGAGATTGTTAACATCCTATAATTGGCCCGGGAATATACGCGAATTAAAAAATCTTGTTGAGAGGTTTGTCGTGATGGTTGATTCGGAATTAATAGATGTCTCCGATTTTCCGCTTGAGCTTTTGACTAATTCCGGATCTGGCGGACTTATGAACAGCGGCAAAGAATTAAAACTTCTTAAAGATATGGTGGATGAAGTTGAAAAAGAGTATATTTTTAAATGCCTTAAAAAGAACAATTTCAATCAGACAAAAACCGCCAAAGACCTGGGAATACATAGAAATACTTTGCTTAATAAGATAAAAGAAAAAAACCTCCAGTAAAGTTCAATATTTTTTGCCAATCTCCTCTAAAGATCCGCCCTAATATAATTGGCGGAAGATCTGAATTTTAGGCCCTTGCACAATTCCTGCCGCAGTGCCTGCTGTAATTTGTGTGCATTTTTGTTTCCCTCTGTTTAAACTATTTGATATTTCCTGTCATTATTTCCTGGCACAAATATTGCTTTAATAGTACCTTGAAAGCATCTCCGGTCTTTAAGACGGAGAAAATCATAAGAGGGCTTTTTTTTATGCCCGAAGAGGAGAGCTATGCAAAGAGTAGTTGTAACCGGGATGGGTGTAGTGGCTCCGAACGGTATCGGAGTAAAGGAATTCTGGACCTCGTTAGTTAACGGGGTCTCAAAAGTAAGACAGATAAAAAGTTTTGATGTGTCGGAGTACTCTACCAAGATCGCGGGAGAGGTGGATAATTTTGAGCCCTGTAATTATATGGATCAGAAAAAAGCCAGAAGGATGTCGCGCTTTGCCCAGTTTGCCCTAGTGGCCGCACAAATGGCAAAAGCTGATGCGAAACTTGAAATAAATGAAGACAATAATAGAAGGGTAGGCGTAATAATCGGCACAAGTATTAATGGAATGAAAACAGTAGAAGAACAGGAAATGCGGCTGCTTAGAAGCGGACCGTCTGCTGTCAGTCCTTTCTCTGTCCCGACCGCGATTCCGCATGGAGCGGCAGGGAATCTTTGCGTTGAGTTCAATATTAAAGGAAGAAGTATTACGATCTCAACGGGATGCTCCTCCTCATTAAATGCCATAGGGCATGCTTTTGAGTGTATAAAACTGGGCGTTTGTGATGCCATGTTTACCGGCGGGACGGAAGCTCCGATCACACCGCTAATAATGGGAGGTTTTTGCTCTGCCAGCGTACTTTCAAAAAGAAATGATGACCCGGGAAAAGCAAGCCGGCCTTTTGATAAGCATAGGGACGGATATATCATTGGAGAGGGTTCCGGTATTCTGGTTCTCGAATCTTATGAACATGCTGTGAAACGTAATGCCAGAATTTACGCGGAGATTAAAGGATATGCCAATACCACGGATGCTTTCAGTATGTTTGCTGTTGAGCCGTCCGGTTCGGAAGCCGTGGAGTGTTTTTCCTCTGCCTGCAAACAGGCCGGGATCCGCCGGGAAGATGTTGATTATGTTAATGCTCACGGGAGTTCCTCAAGAGTATCAGACGAAAGAGAAACTATGGTGATAAAAAAATCTCTTGGGGATCATTCTAAGAAAGTAATGGTAAGTTCAATCAAATCAATGATAGGACACCCTCTGGGGGCCGCCGGTTCACTTCAGACCATAGCTTCTATAAATGCCATGACCGAGGGTCTGGTACCGCCGACCATAAATTACAAGGAAAAAGACAGCGTGTGTGATCTCGACTATGTGCCGAATGAGGCCAGGCGGGAAGATGTTAATATTGCTGTAATAAATTCACTGGGCATGGGCGGCAATAACGCCGTACTGGTGATTAAAAGCTATAATAATTAAGAAAATAATGAAAAATCAAAGTCAGGAGGTTTTGTAATCAGATGGCGACAAACAGCATTCTTATCAGCTTTAACGGATATCCTCATTCTATGCGCTCTCTTTATCTTGATAATGGTCTTGCTAATCTGGCTTCATGTCTGCTTAAGGAAGGTCATAGGACGGTGATATTTGATTATTCTACAGTCGGGATAATAAAAGAACTTTTCCCGGACTATCTTCAGAAGAAAAGAGTTGAGATAATGAGACTCGTCAGAAAAGAGATAAAATCAAACAAATGCGTTTCAATAGAGACTATAGAAAGGGTCAGGATCTTTGAGAAAGAAACTGAGAAAGAAAAGGATAATTATATTAAGCGTACCGCTTTTCAGTTATCAGAATATATCAAGAATAATAAAATAGATTTTCTTGGATTTAAGCTATGGAGCGGCGAGGGATTTTATGGAAGCTTGAAACTGGCTTCAGCTGTAAAGAAATTGGTGAATATTCCCATCTTTGGCGGAGGGCCGCAGGTTGACTGGTTTGGTCAATATATATTTAAGGCCACGAGTGATTTTGAAGCCTTGGCATATGGGGAGGGAGAGGAAACTATAGTCAGGTTTGCAGAGTATGTTGAAGAAAAATTGGAGTTAGGACAGATCCCTGGAATTTTGTACAAAGCAAAAGAGAGCATTGTTAGAACGCCTAAAAAATTAATTGAAACTTTTAGTTCTATTCCTTTGCCGGTTTATGATGAAGAGGTATATCCTGCGATTAAAGGAAATAATAAAATCAAAATGGTGAGCTTTGAGGAATGTCGCGGATGCCCGAATTCGTGTAATTTTTGTGTTCATCCCAGAAAAAGCGGCAAGAAATGGAGAACCAAAGATGCTTCCCTGGTTGTGGATGATCTTGAGAAACTTGTAAGTAAGTACAATATGCGTGTTTTTAAGTTTACAGGCTCAAATCCTCCAATACGAAATAAATTAGAGATAGCGAAAGAGATTATTAAGAGAGGGCTTAAGATAAAATATTCAGCTTTTGCTCATGTCAAGGGAATGGACCGGGATGATTATAAGATTCTTAAGCAAAGCGGTTGTCAGGCTCTTCTTTATGGTGTTGAGTCCGGGAGCGATAAAATTCTTAAAGAAAGTGCGAATAAAAACTTCAATGGCAGTGATATTGAGAAAGCAGTGAAAGATTGTCAGTCTGCAGGAATAGCTTTTTTGGCAAGTATAATAGTCCCTCAGCCGTTTGAAACAGAAACAACATTACAAGAAACAGTTGATGTTTTAAAAAGAGCCAAACCGGATCTTGTTTTTGTAAGCGCCCCTATATTGGAGCCGGAATCAAGTTGGTCGATCAATAATGAAAAATTTGGTTTCGAAATAAAAAATAGGGAGGAATTGTTCTATAAGGAAATGATCTATACTATGAAATATTCTTACCCTGTTTTACTTTGGGATGATATAGCTGAATATAAATTGAATGGAAAAACCCTTAAAGAAATGTTTCTTCAGGCGGAAGGTTTTACAAGAAGGTTATCACAAGAAGGTCTTTCATCTTTTGGAAGCGATGACATGTATCTATTATCAAATTCTATGAATACGGATATGAGAGCAGTTCTAAGTGAAGTTCAAGAAAGTTTATCAATGGCCGATCATGAAAAAATGCAGGAATTAGCAAATAATATCAATGAAAGGATAAAATAAGTGAAGATACTCCTGATACAACCGCCTAAAACTGATAATAGTATGAGTATGATAGATATGTCCTTGACCGAACCGTTGGCCTTGGAGATCTTAGCATCATGTTTATCTGAATATGAAGTGAAACTTTTAGATATGAGACTGGAAGACGATCTTGAAACAACGCTTAATGATTTCAAACCGGATATAGTCGGAACAACTGCATTTACTGCCGAAGTTTATAAAGCATCAAAGGTGCTTGAGTCTGTAAAAAAGTTCGATCAGGATATCCTGACAATTATAGGCGGCCATCATGCTACATTAATGCCTCAAGATTTTGATAAAAAATATATTGATATTGTGGCAATAGGCGAAGGGGAACATATCATTAAAGAAATAGTAGAGGCAAAGAGTAAAAAAACAGGATATGAAAATATTAAAGGAATTGCTATAAGGACTGGCAGCGGCTTAAAATTTACTAAACCGCGTACCGGTATATTAGACTTAGACAGTCTGCCGTTTGCTGATAGACAGATCTCAGCGAGGTATAGAGATAAATATTTTAGAGGGACATGGAAACCTGCTGCGGCTATTTACTCTTCAAGGGGATGTCCTTTTAGATGCGATTTTTGTGCGATGTGGAAGGTGTTTAAAGGGAAGTTCAGAATAAGGACAGCTGCGAAACTTGTAGATGAGCTGGAAACCATCAATGAAAAATTCATCAATTTTTCCGATGATAACACTATACAGAATGTGAAGTATGCGGAAGAAATATATTCGGAGATCAAATCCAGGAATATCAAAAAAACATATAAACTTTATGGAAGATCGGATACCATTGTAAAGCATCCTGATATTATTGAAAAATGGAAAAGCATCGGAATGGAGTTGCTTCTCATCGGTCTTGAGGCTTTTAAGGATTCGGATCTTAAAGCAAGAAATAAAAACAATACTATTAAGAACAATGAGGAGGCAATAAAAATACTGCATAAGA
Protein-coding regions in this window:
- a CDS encoding beta-ketoacyl-[acyl-carrier-protein] synthase II, with the translated sequence MQRVVVTGMGVVAPNGIGVKEFWTSLVNGVSKVRQIKSFDVSEYSTKIAGEVDNFEPCNYMDQKKARRMSRFAQFALVAAQMAKADAKLEINEDNNRRVGVIIGTSINGMKTVEEQEMRLLRSGPSAVSPFSVPTAIPHGAAGNLCVEFNIKGRSITISTGCSSSLNAIGHAFECIKLGVCDAMFTGGTEAPITPLIMGGFCSASVLSKRNDDPGKASRPFDKHRDGYIIGEGSGILVLESYEHAVKRNARIYAEIKGYANTTDAFSMFAVEPSGSEAVECFSSACKQAGIRREDVDYVNAHGSSSRVSDERETMVIKKSLGDHSKKVMVSSIKSMIGHPLGAAGSLQTIASINAMTEGLVPPTINYKEKDSVCDLDYVPNEARREDVNIAVINSLGMGGNNAVLVIKSYNN